Proteins from one Streptomyces genisteinicus genomic window:
- a CDS encoding glycerophosphoryl diester phosphodiesterase membrane domain-containing protein, with the protein MNDSPGWASPGSAPSPDGQTPGVPRPAEPADGPSAKWSKEQPPPGQWSAPTGPGHTPGRPAPGWNGGPPPGAWGRPPAAAKPGVIPLRPLGVGEILDGAVATLRTHWRTVLAVTITVSVITQIASILVERYLLPEPPVVDPDATPEEALEQSLASLQNSMIAMGPALLITLIGTLLTTAVLTVVISRSVLGRSVTLPEAWREARPRLPHLLGLTFLLPLGSAAIMTVGILPGLLIGGAGVLLSVLGGLGAIVVIVWLMIRFALAPPALVLERQGVIASLKRSAKLVQGTWWRIFGITALTVLISFLVSMVIGIPFAIMGFAVDGVSLGDFLDGGESPIGWPFLIITGIGAVIASSITYPISAGVTALLYVDQRIRREALDLELARAAGVPGYGTEPPGPVSTGG; encoded by the coding sequence GTGAACGACTCTCCGGGCTGGGCCTCGCCCGGATCGGCTCCCTCCCCCGACGGACAGACCCCGGGCGTACCGCGCCCTGCCGAGCCCGCCGACGGTCCCTCCGCCAAGTGGTCCAAGGAGCAGCCGCCGCCGGGACAGTGGTCCGCGCCGACCGGACCGGGCCACACGCCGGGCCGGCCCGCTCCGGGCTGGAACGGGGGCCCGCCGCCGGGTGCGTGGGGACGCCCTCCTGCCGCCGCGAAGCCGGGTGTGATCCCGCTGCGCCCGCTCGGTGTCGGCGAGATCCTCGACGGAGCCGTGGCCACGCTGCGGACCCACTGGCGCACGGTCCTGGCGGTGACGATCACCGTCTCGGTCATCACCCAGATCGCCAGCATCCTCGTCGAGCGCTACCTCCTTCCCGAGCCGCCCGTCGTCGATCCCGACGCGACTCCCGAGGAAGCCCTCGAACAGTCGCTGGCCTCCCTGCAGAACAGCATGATCGCCATGGGCCCGGCGCTGCTCATCACGCTGATCGGCACCCTGCTCACGACGGCCGTCCTCACGGTCGTGATCAGCCGTTCCGTCCTGGGGCGCTCCGTGACACTGCCCGAAGCCTGGCGTGAGGCCCGGCCGCGGCTGCCCCACCTGCTGGGCCTGACCTTCCTGCTGCCCCTCGGCAGCGCGGCGATCATGACCGTCGGCATCCTGCCCGGCCTGCTCATCGGAGGTGCCGGTGTGCTCCTCTCCGTCCTCGGGGGGCTCGGCGCGATCGTGGTCATCGTCTGGCTGATGATCCGCTTCGCGCTCGCCCCGCCGGCGCTGGTGCTGGAACGCCAGGGCGTGATCGCGTCCCTCAAGCGCTCGGCCAAGCTGGTGCAGGGCACCTGGTGGCGCATCTTCGGCATCACCGCGCTGACGGTGCTCATCTCGTTCCTGGTGAGCATGGTCATCGGGATTCCGTTCGCGATCATGGGCTTCGCCGTGGACGGCGTCTCTCTCGGCGACTTCCTCGACGGCGGCGAGTCCCCGATCGGCTGGCCCTTCCTGATCATCACCGGCATCGGCGCGGTGATCGCCTCCTCGATCACGTACCCGATCTCGGCGGGTGTGACGGCGCTGCTCTACGTCGACCAGCGCATCCGGCGCGAGGCCCTCGACCTCGAACTCGCCCGCGCGGCAGGGGTCCCCGGCTACGGCACCGAGCCGCCCGGCCCGGTCTCCACCGGGGGCTGA
- the mtnA gene encoding S-methyl-5-thioribose-1-phosphate isomerase codes for MADQQVHDALDSVPPQPPVLRWAEPPEGPVLVLLDQRRLPAHETELVCTDVPALVHAIQTLAVRGAPLLGIAGAYGIALAAARGYDVVEAAGLLEVARPTAVNLRYGVRLAADAHGRALAGGGTREQAAAEALEAARALHRADADASRRMAGHGLALLGELLPGGGHRILTHCNSGALVSGGEGTAFAVALAAHRAGELRHLWVDETRPLLQGARLTAWEAARNGMAYSLLADNAAGSLFAAGEVDAVVIGADRIAADGSVANKVGSYPLAVMARYHHVPFIVVAPTTTLDPTTADGASIEVEQRPGREVTDVPAPRSADAGSGGGVPMAPLGTRAYNPAFDVTPPELVTAVVTEVGVISPVTGDGIARLCAGARDGIVD; via the coding sequence ATGGCTGATCAGCAGGTACACGACGCCCTCGATTCGGTGCCACCGCAGCCCCCGGTGCTGCGCTGGGCGGAGCCGCCCGAAGGGCCGGTGCTCGTGCTTCTGGATCAGAGGCGACTGCCGGCGCACGAGACAGAACTCGTGTGCACCGACGTCCCGGCGCTGGTGCACGCCATCCAGACGCTCGCCGTCCGCGGTGCGCCTCTGCTCGGGATCGCGGGCGCCTACGGCATCGCGCTCGCCGCCGCCCGGGGCTACGACGTCGTGGAGGCCGCCGGCCTGCTGGAGGTCGCCCGGCCCACCGCAGTGAACCTGCGGTACGGAGTGCGGCTGGCCGCCGATGCGCACGGCCGGGCGCTCGCGGGCGGCGGGACGCGGGAGCAGGCTGCGGCCGAGGCGCTGGAGGCCGCCCGGGCACTGCACCGGGCCGACGCCGACGCCAGCCGGCGCATGGCCGGTCACGGGCTGGCGCTCCTCGGCGAGCTTCTGCCCGGCGGCGGACACCGGATCCTCACCCACTGCAACAGCGGTGCGCTGGTCTCGGGCGGCGAAGGGACGGCGTTCGCGGTGGCGCTGGCCGCGCACCGGGCCGGTGAACTGCGGCACCTGTGGGTCGACGAGACCAGGCCGCTGCTGCAGGGAGCACGGCTGACGGCCTGGGAGGCGGCGCGCAACGGCATGGCGTACAGCCTGCTGGCGGACAACGCCGCGGGGTCGCTGTTCGCCGCGGGCGAGGTCGACGCGGTGGTGATCGGCGCCGACCGGATCGCGGCGGACGGTTCGGTGGCCAACAAGGTCGGCAGCTACCCCCTCGCGGTGATGGCCCGGTACCACCACGTGCCGTTCATCGTGGTGGCGCCCACCACGACGCTGGACCCCACCACGGCGGACGGAGCGTCGATCGAGGTCGAGCAGAGGCCCGGCCGGGAGGTCACCGACGTGCCGGCACCCCGGAGCGCGGATGCCGGCAGCGGCGGCGGTGTGCCGATGGCGCCGCTGGGGACCCGTGCCTACAACCCGGCGTTCGACGTCACCCCGCCCGAGCTCGTGACGGCCGTCGTCACCGAGGTCGGGGTGATCTCACCGGTCACCGGTGACGGCATCGCGCGGCTGTGCGCCGGGGCCCGGGACGGGATCGTGGACTGA
- a CDS encoding DUF4129 domain-containing protein produces the protein MSGAGGGTTADLSFPARDDIPVDISRVPAREAAERELSDPVYGENEPNLLQRALDDFLDWVGGVFDGWSGSGPGGTVGLMVVLLLAAALIGGLWWRLGTPRRSASTADSLFSDGPRSAAEHRSRAESHAAAGRWNEAVQERMRAIVRALEERALLTPRPGRTADEAAADAGRSLPSHAGELRAAARSFDDVTYGGRTGDQDMYERIRRLDAAVESAEPLLADTSGGAS, from the coding sequence GTGTCCGGCGCGGGGGGCGGGACGACGGCGGACCTGTCGTTCCCGGCGAGGGACGACATACCGGTGGACATCTCGCGTGTCCCCGCCCGGGAGGCGGCGGAACGCGAGTTGTCCGACCCGGTGTACGGCGAAAACGAACCGAACCTGCTCCAGCGGGCTCTCGACGACTTCCTGGACTGGGTCGGGGGCGTCTTCGACGGATGGTCGGGCAGCGGGCCGGGCGGCACCGTCGGGCTGATGGTGGTCCTGCTCCTGGCGGCCGCCCTGATAGGCGGCCTGTGGTGGCGGCTCGGCACACCGCGCCGCTCGGCCTCCACAGCGGACTCCCTCTTCTCCGACGGTCCGCGCAGCGCCGCGGAACACCGCAGCAGGGCGGAGAGCCACGCGGCGGCGGGCCGCTGGAATGAGGCCGTACAGGAACGGATGCGTGCCATCGTCCGCGCTCTGGAGGAGCGTGCGCTGCTGACACCGCGTCCCGGCCGCACCGCCGACGAGGCCGCCGCCGACGCCGGACGCTCCCTCCCCTCCCACGCCGGCGAACTGCGGGCGGCGGCCCGTTCCTTCGACGACGTCACGTACGGCGGTCGCACGGGCGACCAGGACATGTACGAGCGCATCCGCCGTCTCGACGCGGCCGTCGAGTCCGCCGAGCCGCTCCTCGCGGACACCTCCGGAGGCGCCTCGTGA
- the mtrA gene encoding two-component system response regulator MtrA: protein MMSIMKGRVLVVDDDTALAEMLGIVLRGEGFEPSFVADGDKALAAFREAKPDLVLLDLMLPGRDGIEVCRLIRAESGVPIVMLTAKSDTVDVVVGLESGADDYIVKPFKPKELVARIRARLRRSEEPAPEQLTIGDLVIDVAGHSVKRDGQSIALTPLEFDLLVALARKPWQVFTREVLLEQVWGYRHAADTRLVNVHVQRLRSKVEKDPERPEIVVTVRGVGYKAGPS from the coding sequence ATGATGTCGATTATGAAGGGACGAGTCCTTGTCGTCGACGACGACACCGCACTGGCCGAGATGCTCGGGATTGTGCTGCGTGGTGAGGGTTTCGAGCCGTCGTTCGTGGCGGACGGCGACAAGGCGCTGGCCGCCTTCCGGGAGGCCAAGCCCGATCTTGTGCTGCTCGATCTGATGCTGCCCGGCAGGGACGGCATCGAGGTGTGCCGCCTGATCAGGGCCGAGTCGGGCGTGCCGATCGTGATGCTCACGGCCAAAAGCGACACCGTCGACGTGGTCGTCGGGCTCGAGTCCGGGGCCGACGACTACATCGTCAAGCCGTTCAAGCCCAAGGAGCTGGTCGCCCGTATCCGGGCGCGGCTGCGGAGGTCGGAGGAGCCGGCGCCCGAGCAGCTGACCATCGGCGACCTGGTGATCGACGTCGCCGGCCATTCCGTCAAGCGCGACGGCCAGTCGATAGCGCTCACGCCGCTGGAGTTCGACCTGCTGGTCGCCCTCGCCCGCAAGCCCTGGCAGGTCTTCACCCGCGAGGTGCTGCTGGAGCAGGTCTGGGGCTACCGCCACGCCGCCGACACGCGGCTGGTGAACGTGCACGTCCAGCGCCTTCGCTCGAAGGTCGAGAAGGACCCCGAGCGACCGGAGATCGTCGTGACCGTACGGGGCGTCGGTTACAAGGCGGGGCCGAGCTGA
- a CDS encoding DUF4350 domain-containing protein, which translates to MTGTSATSLSLSGHQLWRRTRGLLLAVLLLVIAGITMAALRSGDHRGALDPRSADPVGSRAVAELLTAQGVSVRVTTTVGDASAAVGEDVTLLVTDPDLLTTSQQRTLAAATASSGGRTVLLAPGLPSLGILAPGVTAETAARVSARAPGCAYPPAVRAGDALLGGERYRTAAPGADECYDADGLPTLLRTDSPGGGDTVLLGASDLLHNEHLDEHGNASLALQLLGSRPELVWYMPSLDDPAASGADGEAPGPESGGERSFLDLIPSGWLWGTLQLAIAAVLAAVWRARRLGPLVTERLPVAVRASEATEGRARLYHKTNARDRAASSLRSAARARIAPQLGVSLSGAHTPAVLLPAVSARLDRPERDVHDLLFGPTPADDTALVLLADHLDALEREVRTA; encoded by the coding sequence GTGACCGGTACCTCCGCCACCTCCCTGTCCCTCTCCGGCCACCAGCTCTGGAGACGCACCCGGGGTCTGCTCCTCGCCGTCCTGCTGCTCGTCATCGCGGGCATCACCATGGCCGCTCTGCGGTCCGGGGACCACCGCGGAGCCCTGGATCCCCGGTCCGCCGACCCCGTGGGCAGCCGCGCGGTCGCCGAACTGCTCACCGCACAGGGGGTGTCGGTACGGGTCACCACCACGGTGGGCGATGCCTCGGCAGCCGTCGGCGAGGACGTCACGCTCCTGGTCACCGATCCGGATCTCCTGACCACCTCCCAGCAGCGCACGCTCGCCGCGGCGACGGCCTCGTCCGGTGGCCGCACCGTGCTGCTCGCACCCGGGCTTCCGTCTCTCGGCATCCTGGCGCCCGGGGTGACCGCGGAGACCGCCGCACGGGTCTCGGCCCGTGCCCCGGGGTGCGCCTACCCTCCTGCCGTACGGGCGGGAGACGCCCTCCTCGGTGGTGAGCGCTACCGCACGGCCGCGCCCGGTGCCGACGAGTGCTACGACGCCGACGGCCTCCCCACGCTGCTCAGGACGGACTCCCCCGGCGGTGGCGACACCGTCCTGCTCGGCGCTTCCGATCTGCTGCACAACGAACATCTCGACGAACACGGCAATGCCTCCCTGGCTCTGCAACTCCTCGGATCCAGGCCCGAACTGGTCTGGTACATGCCGTCCCTCGACGACCCCGCCGCATCCGGCGCGGACGGAGAGGCCCCGGGTCCGGAGTCCGGAGGCGAGCGGTCGTTCCTCGATCTGATCCCCTCCGGCTGGCTGTGGGGGACGCTGCAGCTCGCCATCGCGGCCGTCCTCGCCGCCGTCTGGCGCGCTCGGCGTCTCGGCCCCCTCGTCACGGAGCGGCTGCCGGTCGCCGTCCGCGCGTCCGAGGCCACCGAAGGCCGCGCCCGCCTATACCACAAGACGAACGCCCGCGACCGGGCCGCATCGTCCCTGCGCTCCGCGGCACGCGCCCGGATCGCCCCACAGCTGGGTGTGTCCCTGTCCGGCGCCCACACGCCGGCCGTCCTCCTCCCTGCCGTCTCCGCCCGACTGGACCGTCCCGAACGGGACGTCCACGACCTGCTGTTCGGCCCCACGCCGGCCGACGACACCGCCCTCGTCCTGCTGGCCGACCACCTCGACGCCCTCGAAAGAGAGGTACGCACCGCATGA
- the mtrB gene encoding MtrAB system histidine kinase MtrB — MSGGSNAPKPGSPGVRTGRAAGQGRGPARFGRLLQDGAPGAPIPRLVMRWLRRPLLPTLRLWRRNIQLRVVASTLLMSLGVVLLLGFVVIGQVRNGLLDAKSQAAQSQAAGGFAVARELANAPVGPAGQDGSAAGARNANSWRSDLVAQLASGGQGSYNVVALSADSERDGAGRAPRTSGLVDPASIPQVLRDDVGQGTGTYETFMSIRYWNNASDPEPGLVLGTRLNDIEGKPYELYYLFPLSQEEQSLTLVRGTLATAGLFVVVLLGAIAWLVVRQVVTPVRMAAGIAERLAAGKLQERMKVTGEDDIARLGEAFNKMAQNLQLKIQQLEELSRMQRRFVSDVSHELRTPLTTVRMAADVIHEARSDFDPVTARSAELLGDQLDRFESLLADLLEISRFDAGAAALEAEPIDLRNVVRRVIGGAEPLAERKGSRIRVVGDEQPVVAEADARRVERILRNLVVNAVEHGDGKDVVVRMAVAGGAVAIAVRDYGVGLKPGEATRVFSRFWRADPARARTTGGTGLGLSIAVEDARLHGGWLQAWGEPGGGSQFRLTLPRTADEPLRGSPIPLEPEDSRQNTERARASGDPAANGHRLTSVPVQPAPEYSRLPVQQRGSAPVGVDPAALPGNGSRVVPRSAGERADAPVEQISSKREGTDRGR; from the coding sequence ATGTCCGGTGGCAGCAATGCTCCGAAGCCCGGGAGTCCGGGAGTCCGTACGGGGCGGGCTGCCGGACAGGGCCGGGGGCCCGCACGCTTCGGCCGCCTCCTCCAGGACGGCGCCCCCGGCGCGCCGATACCCCGGCTCGTCATGCGCTGGCTGCGGCGTCCGCTCCTGCCGACCCTGCGGCTGTGGCGTCGGAACATCCAGCTCCGGGTGGTCGCCAGCACGCTGCTGATGTCACTCGGTGTGGTGCTGCTGCTCGGTTTCGTGGTGATCGGGCAGGTGCGCAACGGCCTGCTCGACGCGAAGAGCCAAGCCGCGCAGAGTCAGGCCGCCGGCGGGTTCGCCGTCGCCAGGGAGCTGGCCAACGCACCGGTGGGGCCCGCCGGCCAGGACGGATCGGCGGCGGGTGCCAGGAACGCCAACTCGTGGCGCTCCGACCTCGTGGCCCAGCTGGCGAGCGGCGGCCAGGGCTCGTACAACGTCGTCGCCCTCAGCGCCGACTCCGAGCGGGACGGTGCCGGCCGCGCGCCGCGTACCTCCGGCCTGGTGGACCCGGCGTCCATCCCGCAGGTCCTCCGCGACGACGTGGGCCAGGGGACCGGGACGTACGAGACGTTCATGAGCATCCGCTACTGGAACAACGCCTCCGACCCCGAGCCCGGACTGGTGCTGGGCACCCGGCTCAACGACATCGAGGGCAAGCCCTACGAGCTGTACTACCTGTTCCCGCTCTCCCAGGAGGAGCAGTCGCTGACCCTGGTCCGCGGCACGCTCGCCACGGCGGGGCTGTTCGTCGTGGTGCTGCTCGGCGCCATCGCCTGGCTGGTGGTGCGCCAGGTCGTCACCCCGGTGCGGATGGCCGCGGGCATCGCCGAACGCCTTGCCGCGGGCAAGCTCCAGGAGCGGATGAAGGTCACCGGCGAGGACGACATCGCCCGGCTCGGCGAGGCGTTCAACAAGATGGCGCAGAACCTCCAGCTCAAGATCCAGCAGTTGGAGGAGCTGTCGAGGATGCAGCGGCGGTTCGTCTCCGACGTGTCCCACGAGCTGCGGACGCCGCTGACCACCGTGCGCATGGCGGCCGACGTGATCCACGAGGCCCGCAGCGACTTCGACCCGGTGACCGCCCGGTCCGCGGAACTGCTGGGCGACCAGCTCGACCGTTTCGAGTCCCTGCTCGCCGACCTGCTGGAGATCAGCAGGTTCGACGCGGGCGCCGCCGCCCTGGAGGCCGAGCCGATAGACCTGCGCAACGTGGTGCGCCGGGTGATCGGCGGCGCCGAGCCGCTGGCGGAGCGCAAGGGCTCCCGGATCCGTGTCGTCGGCGACGAGCAGCCGGTGGTGGCCGAGGCCGATGCCCGCCGGGTGGAGCGCATCCTGCGGAACCTCGTCGTCAACGCCGTGGAGCACGGCGACGGCAAGGACGTCGTGGTGCGCATGGCCGTCGCGGGCGGGGCCGTGGCCATCGCCGTGCGGGACTACGGAGTGGGCCTCAAGCCGGGCGAGGCGACCCGGGTGTTCAGCCGCTTCTGGCGGGCCGATCCGGCACGGGCCAGGACCACCGGCGGCACCGGACTGGGCCTGTCCATCGCGGTCGAGGACGCCCGGCTGCACGGCGGCTGGCTCCAGGCGTGGGGCGAGCCGGGCGGCGGCTCCCAGTTCCGGCTGACGCTCCCGCGCACGGCTGACGAGCCGCTGAGGGGTTCGCCGATACCGCTGGAGCCCGAGGACTCCCGGCAGAACACGGAGCGTGCCCGGGCGTCGGGTGATCCCGCCGCGAACGGGCACCGGCTGACGTCCGTCCCCGTGCAGCCGGCGCCCGAGTACTCCCGGCTGCCCGTGCAGCAGCGCGGCAGCGCGCCCGTCGGGGTCGATCCCGCGGCGCTGCCCGGCAACGGCTCCCGGGTGGTGCCCCGGTCGGCGGGGGAGCGGGCGGACGCGCCCGTGGAACAGATCTCATCGAAGCGGGAGGGCACGGATCGTGGGCGCTGA